A region from the Muribaculum gordoncarteri genome encodes:
- a CDS encoding chromate transporter, producing the protein MSVYLKLIWAYLKIGLFGFGGGYAMLALIEREVVTPGWITEQMFTDIVAISQMTPGPIGINSATYIGYVVTGSVLGSIVTTVTVMLPSFLLVLYASHFIRRHKESAIIKGVFAGLRPVVIGLIASAALLLMNRQNFPDNTWSILIGVASFILVYFTKIHPIFIICLAGIAGLVIY; encoded by the coding sequence ATGAGCGTCTACCTTAAACTTATATGGGCTTATCTCAAGATAGGTCTTTTCGGATTCGGCGGCGGTTACGCCATGCTTGCACTTATAGAGCGTGAGGTTGTGACACCGGGATGGATCACCGAGCAGATGTTTACCGACATAGTGGCTATTTCGCAGATGACACCCGGTCCTATCGGCATCAACAGCGCCACTTATATAGGTTACGTTGTCACCGGCAGTGTGCTTGGCTCGATAGTCACCACCGTCACCGTCATGTTGCCCTCGTTCCTGCTGGTACTCTATGCAAGTCACTTCATTCGCCGTCACAAGGAGTCGGCTATAATCAAGGGAGTGTTTGCCGGGTTGCGTCCTGTCGTCATAGGACTTATCGCATCGGCTGCGCTGTTGCTGATGAACCGTCAGAACTTCCCCGACAACACCTGGAGCATACTCATAGGTGTCGCATCATTCATTCTTGTCTATTTCACCAAGATACATCCTATATTCATAATCTGCCTTGCCGGAATAGCGGGACTTGTAATATATTGA
- a CDS encoding bifunctional folylpolyglutamate synthase/dihydrofolate synthase: MNYDEAIDYLYTRLPMFQRMGAPAYKPGLDTSLNLARAFGDPHRHYPSIHVAGTNGKGSTAHTLAAILQSAGYKVGLYTSPHLVDFRERMRVDGAMIPRERVVDFVERYKALGFDGAPSFFELTMVMAFEYFAAEHVDIAVIEVGLGGRLDSTNIISPDLCVITNISFDHTQFLGDTLPQIAAEKAGIIKPGVPVVIGESEGDVRRVFAEKAATEGAPIRYADDEKRYASFDMTPQGIIYHDTPCGELLGALSGECQLKNTSTILTAVDALRSLGRDLPDEAVRRGFAEVCSLTGLAGRWMKISSHPMVVCDTGHNVGGWQYIAPQLDAAPGRKHLVIGFVNDKDIDHILDMMPRDARYYFTQASVQRALPSAELAAKAKEKGLHGEAFDSVDGAFAAAMEDASSGDTVFIGGSTFVVADFLASRDKA, encoded by the coding sequence ATGAACTACGACGAAGCCATCGACTATCTTTATACGCGTCTCCCCATGTTTCAGCGCATGGGTGCACCGGCCTACAAGCCCGGTCTTGACACATCGCTCAACCTTGCACGGGCATTCGGCGACCCTCACCGTCATTACCCCTCAATCCATGTTGCGGGAACCAACGGAAAGGGTTCCACGGCCCACACATTGGCGGCTATTCTGCAAAGTGCCGGATACAAGGTGGGGCTTTACACTTCGCCTCATCTTGTCGACTTTCGCGAGCGCATGAGGGTTGACGGAGCGATGATTCCCCGCGAGCGCGTAGTCGACTTTGTGGAGCGTTACAAGGCTCTCGGATTCGACGGAGCGCCGTCGTTCTTTGAGTTGACAATGGTCATGGCGTTTGAATACTTCGCAGCCGAGCATGTCGACATCGCGGTCATAGAGGTGGGACTTGGCGGACGGCTCGACAGCACCAACATCATTTCGCCCGACCTGTGTGTCATCACCAACATATCATTTGACCACACCCAGTTCCTCGGCGACACGCTGCCGCAGATTGCCGCCGAGAAGGCCGGCATAATAAAGCCCGGTGTGCCTGTGGTGATAGGGGAGTCGGAGGGTGATGTGCGTCGCGTATTTGCCGAGAAAGCCGCCACCGAAGGTGCCCCGATACGTTACGCCGACGACGAGAAGCGTTACGCATCATTCGACATGACCCCGCAGGGCATCATCTATCACGACACTCCATGCGGCGAGCTGCTCGGAGCCCTCTCGGGCGAATGTCAGCTTAAAAACACCTCGACGATACTCACCGCCGTTGATGCGTTACGTTCGCTCGGCCGTGACCTGCCCGATGAGGCTGTGCGCCGCGGATTTGCCGAGGTGTGTTCGCTCACCGGCCTTGCCGGACGATGGATGAAGATTTCGTCACACCCCATGGTCGTGTGTGACACTGGACACAATGTAGGCGGCTGGCAATACATTGCCCCTCAGCTCGATGCCGCTCCCGGTCGCAAGCATCTCGTAATCGGATTTGTCAACGACAAGGACATCGACCACATCCTCGACATGATGCCGCGTGACGCCCGCTACTATTTCACGCAGGCTTCGGTGCAGCGTGCGTTACCGAGTGCCGAACTTGCCGCCAAGGCAAAAGAAAAAGGCCTCCACGGGGAAGCCTTTGATAGTGTTGACGGCGCATTTGCCGCCGCTATGGAAGATGCATCGTCGGGTGACACGGTGTTTATCGGCGGAAGCACATTTGTCGTTGCCGATTTCCTTGCGTCGCGCGACAAAGCGTGA
- a CDS encoding RidA family protein: protein MKTPISTTAAPGAIGPYSQAIDTGSFVFASGQIPIDPATGNIAEGIKAQTRQSLANVKAILNEAGLTLDNVVKTTVFLADMNDFAAMNEVYAEAFSAPYPARSAVAVRELPKQVLVEIEVLAVR from the coding sequence ATGAAGACTCCAATTTCAACCACAGCGGCTCCGGGCGCAATAGGCCCCTACAGCCAGGCCATCGACACAGGTTCATTCGTATTTGCATCGGGACAGATTCCCATCGATCCCGCAACAGGCAATATCGCCGAAGGCATCAAGGCACAGACCCGTCAGTCGCTCGCCAATGTAAAGGCTATACTCAATGAGGCAGGTCTTACTCTCGACAACGTGGTGAAGACTACCGTATTCCTTGCCGACATGAACGACTTCGCCGCAATGAACGAGGTTTACGCCGAAGCATTCAGCGCTCCCTACCCCGCCCGCTCGGCTGTAGCCGTAAGAGAGCTCCCCAAGCAGGTGCTTGTGGAAATCGAAGTGCTTGCCGTGCGCTAA
- a CDS encoding YihY/virulence factor BrkB family protein, translating into MAETDKRQGNRLAVRAKATADRAIAFWKYCSEGVWSDTRRTWQVNTIKILNLSVRSFLNTDLQTRASSLTYNTLLAIVPALALLFAIGRGFGFQNLMQSQLFNFFPAQREVLSTAFGFVDQYLAQASEGIFVGVGLVFLLWTMISLMSNIEMSFNRVWGINSDRSLGRKIIDYTAILFLLPILMICQSGVSLLMSTTILDNIHIRFITPALKIILDCTPFFLTWISYTGMYLLFPNTKVKFKNALLCGLLGGTAFQVLQFLFLTGQLYVSKYNAIYGSFAFLPLLLIWLQLVWTITLAGAVLCYSSQNIFQFNFRNDVNAISLDYKRKIALVIMTVIVKRFENQEPPLTVAGFAELYHMPARLISALIDEMTGAGLLSVVMSNGDEHAYQPAVDPNIITLGYVLKKLNAHGSSDFIPYFKNEFEEIIELIDDRIENMVSNTSDILLKNLKVNIKGTPK; encoded by the coding sequence ATGGCAGAAACCGACAAACGACAAGGCAACCGACTCGCAGTGCGTGCAAAGGCAACCGCCGACCGCGCCATAGCCTTTTGGAAATATTGTTCCGAAGGGGTGTGGAGCGACACGCGGCGCACATGGCAGGTCAACACGATAAAGATTCTCAACCTATCGGTGAGGTCGTTCCTCAACACCGACCTGCAGACCCGTGCATCGTCACTCACCTACAATACCCTGCTTGCCATAGTGCCAGCATTGGCGCTGTTGTTTGCCATAGGCCGCGGTTTCGGCTTCCAGAACCTCATGCAGTCGCAGCTGTTCAACTTCTTTCCCGCCCAGAGGGAGGTGCTGTCGACGGCATTCGGATTTGTCGACCAGTATCTCGCCCAGGCATCCGAGGGCATCTTCGTGGGAGTGGGCCTCGTGTTCCTGTTGTGGACCATGATATCGTTGATGAGCAATATCGAAATGTCGTTTAACCGAGTGTGGGGCATCAACTCCGACCGCTCGCTTGGGCGCAAGATCATCGACTATACGGCCATACTGTTTCTTCTGCCCATACTCATGATATGCCAGAGCGGAGTTTCGCTGCTCATGTCAACTACCATCCTCGACAACATCCACATTCGCTTCATCACTCCGGCACTGAAGATTATACTCGACTGCACGCCGTTTTTCCTAACGTGGATTTCCTACACGGGAATGTATCTGCTCTTCCCCAACACCAAGGTCAAGTTCAAGAACGCCCTGCTGTGCGGATTGCTCGGGGGCACGGCATTCCAGGTGCTTCAGTTCCTGTTTCTCACCGGTCAGCTGTATGTGTCGAAGTACAATGCCATCTACGGTAGCTTCGCATTCCTTCCGTTGTTGCTTATATGGCTTCAGCTTGTGTGGACTATAACCCTTGCCGGAGCTGTACTGTGCTACTCGTCGCAGAACATATTCCAGTTCAACTTCCGTAACGATGTCAACGCCATATCGCTTGACTACAAGCGCAAGATAGCGCTGGTGATAATGACCGTAATCGTGAAGCGATTTGAGAATCAGGAGCCGCCGCTCACCGTAGCTGGATTTGCCGAGCTATATCACATGCCGGCACGACTCATATCGGCACTCATCGACGAAATGACGGGTGCGGGGCTGTTGTCGGTCGTGATGTCAAACGGCGACGAACACGCCTATCAGCCTGCTGTCGACCCTAACATAATAACCTTGGGTTACGTGCTGAAAAAGCTTAACGCTCACGGCTCGTCGGACTTCATACCCTATTTCAAGAACGAATTTGAGGAAATAATCGAGCTGATAGACGACCGTATCGAAAATATGGTCAGCAACACATCCGACATCCTGCTCAAGAATCTAAAAGTCAACATAAAAGGTACTCCGAAATAA
- a CDS encoding Fur family transcriptional regulator, with product MIDDKLRTAARATLTEYLKAKRLRKTPERYAILDKVCEMNKHFDIEALYAAIEGDGYHVSRSTIYNTMELLTDCGIVRRHQFGAQPAQYERVSATVNHLHLICQQCGKIKEVKDPELVSFMNSRRYSAFHDSYFCLYVYGICAACTRRNRREAGK from the coding sequence ATGATTGACGACAAGTTACGGACAGCCGCGCGTGCCACGCTCACGGAGTATCTGAAGGCGAAGCGTCTTCGCAAGACCCCCGAGCGTTATGCAATACTTGACAAGGTGTGCGAGATGAACAAGCACTTTGACATCGAGGCGTTGTATGCGGCAATAGAGGGCGACGGTTACCATGTGAGTCGTTCCACCATCTACAACACGATGGAGCTGCTCACCGATTGCGGCATCGTGAGGCGTCATCAATTCGGAGCTCAGCCTGCTCAGTATGAGCGGGTTTCGGCGACGGTCAATCATCTGCACCTGATATGCCAGCAGTGTGGCAAAATCAAGGAGGTCAAGGACCCCGAGCTTGTGTCGTTCATGAACTCACGGCGCTATTCGGCCTTCCACGACTCCTACTTTTGCCTCTATGTCTACGGCATCTGCGCCGCGTGTACCCGTCGTAACAGGAGGGAAGCCGGTAAGTGA
- a CDS encoding adenylosuccinate synthase codes for MKVDVLLGLQWGDEGKGKVVDVLTPRYDVVARFQGGPNAGHTLEFEGKKYVLRSIPSGIFQHGQLNIIGNGVVLDPVLFREEAEALEASGIPLKQILKLSKKVHLILPTHRLLDAANERAKGGAKIGTTGKGIGPTYTDKVSRNGLRLGDVYHNFDAKYEAARNRHLSMLKAMGEEPEFAELERKWLDAIEYIKGYDIVDSEHLINRMLREGKSVLCEGAQGTLLDVDFGSYPFVTSSNTVCAGACSGLGVAPNRIGEVFGIFKAYCTRVGSGPFPTELFDETGKRIRDLGHEYGAVTGRERRCGWIDLVALKYAIMINGVTQLIMMKSDVLDDFDEIKACVAYEINGERVEEFPFSIEEDEIKPVYVTMPGWKTDMTKFHDESQFPKEFSDYIAFLEKELETPITIVSIGPDREQTIIRQR; via the coding sequence ATGAAAGTTGACGTTCTGCTTGGGCTCCAATGGGGCGATGAGGGAAAAGGCAAAGTCGTGGATGTGCTGACTCCGCGCTATGATGTCGTTGCACGTTTTCAGGGAGGTCCCAATGCCGGCCACACCCTTGAATTTGAGGGTAAGAAATACGTATTGCGTTCAATTCCGTCGGGAATCTTCCAGCATGGTCAGCTCAACATCATAGGCAATGGAGTTGTGCTTGACCCGGTATTGTTCCGTGAAGAGGCCGAGGCTCTTGAAGCCAGCGGAATTCCCTTGAAGCAAATCCTGAAGCTGTCAAAGAAGGTGCATCTGATTCTGCCCACCCACCGATTGCTTGACGCTGCCAACGAGCGCGCCAAGGGCGGTGCCAAAATAGGAACCACAGGAAAGGGCATCGGTCCCACCTATACCGACAAGGTGAGCCGCAACGGCTTGCGTCTTGGTGATGTTTATCACAATTTCGACGCAAAATATGAGGCGGCACGCAATCGTCACCTCTCGATGCTCAAGGCAATGGGCGAGGAGCCTGAATTTGCCGAGCTTGAGCGCAAGTGGCTCGATGCAATCGAATATATAAAGGGCTACGACATTGTCGACAGCGAGCATCTCATCAACCGCATGCTCCGCGAGGGCAAGTCGGTGCTTTGTGAGGGTGCTCAGGGCACTCTGCTCGATGTTGACTTCGGAAGCTATCCCTTTGTCACCTCAAGCAACACGGTGTGTGCCGGCGCTTGCTCGGGACTCGGTGTGGCTCCCAACCGCATCGGTGAGGTGTTTGGCATATTCAAGGCCTACTGCACCCGCGTAGGTTCGGGTCCGTTCCCCACCGAGCTTTTCGATGAAACAGGAAAGCGCATTCGCGACCTCGGTCATGAATATGGTGCCGTCACCGGCCGTGAACGCCGTTGCGGATGGATTGACCTGGTGGCATTGAAGTATGCCATAATGATAAACGGTGTGACTCAGCTCATAATGATGAAGAGCGACGTGCTCGACGACTTTGACGAAATCAAGGCCTGCGTGGCTTATGAAATCAACGGCGAGCGTGTCGAGGAGTTCCCCTTCTCGATTGAGGAAGATGAGATCAAGCCCGTCTATGTCACCATGCCCGGATGGAAGACCGACATGACAAAGTTCCATGACGAAAGCCAGTTCCCCAAGGAGTTCAGCGACTACATCGCATTCCTGGAGAAGGAGCTTGAAACACCTATAACCATCGTGTCGATCGGTCCCGACCGTGAACAGACTATAATTCGCCAACGTTAA
- a CDS encoding DUF1015 domain-containing protein: MAKVKPFKGLRPPREMVTEVASRPYDVLNSDEARAESEGNEKSLYHIIKPEIDFEPGTDEHDPKVYSKALANFEAFQRNGWLVQDNEEHYYIYAQTMNGRTQYGFVIAANVDDYMQNRIKKHELTRRDKEEDRMKHVRVNNANIEPVFFAFPDNAELEAIIKSVVSGAPEYDFIAPDGFGHHFWVIDDRKTIDRITELFAEIPYLYIADGHHRTAAAALVGNEKAKQNPAHTGNEEYNYFLAVAFPASHLNIIDYNRVVRDLNGLSEEEFLNALNKDFVVEDKGVDEYRPGRLHEFSMYLGGHWYSLVPREGRYDDSDPIGQLDVTISSDLILRDILGIHDLRSDKRIDFVGGIRGLGELKRRVDSGEMKVALALYPVSMDQLMRIADTGNIMPPKTTWFEPKLRSGLVIHKLDD; this comes from the coding sequence ATGGCTAAAGTAAAACCTTTCAAGGGCTTGCGCCCTCCTCGCGAAATGGTCACCGAAGTGGCTTCGCGTCCTTACGATGTACTTAACTCCGATGAAGCACGTGCCGAATCGGAGGGTAACGAAAAGTCGCTCTATCACATCATCAAGCCCGAAATCGACTTCGAGCCGGGAACCGACGAGCATGACCCCAAAGTGTACAGTAAGGCGTTGGCCAACTTTGAGGCGTTCCAGCGTAACGGATGGCTCGTTCAGGACAATGAGGAGCACTACTACATATATGCCCAGACAATGAACGGCCGCACCCAGTACGGATTTGTGATAGCCGCCAATGTCGACGACTATATGCAGAACCGCATCAAGAAGCACGAACTCACCCGTCGCGACAAGGAGGAGGACCGCATGAAGCATGTGCGTGTCAACAACGCCAACATTGAGCCGGTGTTTTTCGCGTTTCCCGATAATGCCGAGCTTGAAGCCATAATAAAGAGCGTCGTGTCGGGTGCTCCGGAGTATGATTTCATCGCTCCCGACGGATTTGGCCATCACTTCTGGGTGATCGACGACCGAAAGACTATCGACCGCATCACTGAACTCTTTGCCGAGATTCCCTATCTATATATCGCCGACGGACATCACCGCACAGCCGCAGCCGCTCTCGTCGGCAACGAGAAGGCGAAGCAAAATCCCGCTCACACAGGCAATGAGGAGTACAACTACTTCCTTGCCGTGGCATTCCCCGCTTCTCACCTTAACATCATCGACTACAATCGTGTGGTGCGTGACCTCAACGGCCTCTCTGAAGAGGAGTTCCTGAATGCGCTCAACAAGGACTTTGTGGTTGAGGACAAGGGAGTCGACGAGTATCGTCCGGGCCGTCTGCACGAGTTTTCGATGTATCTCGGCGGCCACTGGTACAGCCTTGTTCCGCGTGAAGGCCGATATGACGACAGCGACCCCATCGGTCAGTTGGATGTAACCATTTCGAGCGACCTCATTCTGCGTGACATCCTCGGAATCCACGACCTGCGCAGCGACAAGCGCATTGACTTCGTGGGCGGTATCCGCGGACTCGGTGAGCTGAAGCGTCGTGTCGATTCGGGTGAAATGAAGGTGGCTTTGGCTCTCTATCCCGTGTCGATGGATCAGCTGATGCGTATAGCCGACACAGGCAACATAATGCCTCCCAAGACCACGTGGTTTGAACCCAAGCTGCGCTCCGGTCTTGTGATTCATAAACTTGACGACTGA
- a CDS encoding SoxR reducing system RseC family protein produces the protein MSRGVTHKGVVVAASAHNVKVRIDDGNAAGCAACSLHSLCSPLGKSDDSVTILARVHDSLPVNEGERVIVGISDGAQWRAVAIAFSLPCLLMLMIVVAGRFLGFGDDTSALAALIATVLYFGVLYIFRSRLRVSYRWKVIGKA, from the coding sequence ATGTCCCGAGGCGTTACCCACAAGGGAGTGGTGGTCGCCGCAAGCGCACATAATGTCAAGGTGCGCATCGACGACGGCAATGCCGCAGGTTGTGCAGCCTGCAGTCTTCACTCGTTGTGCAGTCCGCTTGGGAAAAGTGACGATTCGGTTACTATACTTGCTCGCGTTCACGATTCATTGCCCGTCAATGAGGGTGAGCGTGTGATTGTGGGAATAAGCGACGGCGCTCAATGGAGGGCCGTCGCGATTGCATTCTCGCTGCCGTGTCTCTTGATGCTGATGATTGTCGTGGCAGGCCGTTTTCTCGGCTTCGGAGACGACACTTCGGCCTTGGCGGCGCTTATTGCGACAGTGCTATATTTCGGCGTGCTGTACATTTTTCGCAGCAGGCTGCGCGTCAGTTACCGGTGGAAGGTCATCGGCAAGGCGTGA
- a CDS encoding RnfABCDGE type electron transport complex subunit B, with amino-acid sequence MSAIVVAVIVLGGLGVVGALVLYLVSKRFYVKEDPRIELIEQLLPGANCGSCGRSGCHDFACACASASTLDNLVCPGAGDDAMAKIAEIVNLAPVKSNPMVAVLKCNGSCANRPVTSVYDGAESCAILNSLCIGATGCAYGCLGEGDCVDVCRWNAIKMNPVTGLPVIDASLCTGCGACSRACPRGIIELRGKGPRGLRVWVACSSTDRGALAMKACKAACIGCGKCLRECPHGAITLKDNLAYIDWKACKLCRKCELVCPTGAICDAGFPMSARDMKVLADSHRKS; translated from the coding sequence ATGTCTGCAATCGTTGTTGCTGTAATTGTATTAGGAGGCTTGGGTGTCGTTGGAGCGTTGGTGTTGTATTTGGTTTCCAAGCGCTTCTACGTTAAGGAGGACCCGCGCATCGAGCTCATCGAGCAGCTTCTGCCGGGAGCCAATTGCGGAAGTTGCGGGCGCTCGGGCTGTCATGACTTTGCCTGCGCATGTGCGTCGGCATCTACGCTCGACAATCTTGTGTGCCCCGGTGCCGGCGATGACGCCATGGCCAAGATAGCCGAAATCGTCAATCTTGCGCCGGTCAAGTCCAACCCTATGGTGGCTGTGCTTAAGTGCAACGGCTCGTGTGCCAACCGGCCCGTCACTTCCGTGTATGACGGGGCTGAATCATGTGCTATTCTTAATTCGCTATGTATCGGAGCTACCGGATGCGCCTACGGTTGCCTCGGCGAAGGCGATTGTGTGGATGTGTGCCGGTGGAATGCCATAAAAATGAATCCCGTGACCGGACTGCCTGTCATCGACGCCTCCCTGTGTACGGGATGCGGAGCCTGCTCGCGTGCGTGTCCGCGTGGCATCATCGAGCTTCGCGGCAAGGGCCCGCGCGGCTTGAGGGTGTGGGTGGCTTGCTCGAGCACCGACCGAGGCGCATTGGCCATGAAGGCTTGCAAGGCGGCATGTATCGGTTGTGGAAAGTGCCTGCGTGAGTGTCCTCACGGGGCGATAACGCTTAAGGACAATCTGGCCTATATCGACTGGAAGGCTTGCAAGCTTTGTCGCAAGTGTGAGCTTGTGTGTCCCACCGGAGCTATATGTGATGCCGGATTCCCCATGTCGGCGCGTGACATGAAGGTGCTTGCCGACAGTCACAGGAAATCATGA
- the rsxC gene encoding electron transport complex subunit RsxC: protein MLTFHKGGVHPPENKLTASMPIVPVELPREVTVTFSQHIGAMARCVLAKGDTVNRGDLVAEAVGFVSANVHTPISGTVTRVDKSKTAYGFTADTVTITATSEDHERDMKVIAAMSPVRSDSQIDALTPEEIVAIIDRAGIVGLGGATFPTKVKLAPPPGCHAEVLVINGVECEPYLTNDHALMLAHSREIVSGIRLLMRAAGVNRAIVGIENNKPDAIAAMRDASRDVDGVEVAALKVKYPQGGEKQLIEALLGKEVPSGALPVSTGTIVQNVATAYSVYEAVCYDKPLIDRIVTVTGPSVTHPGNYLVPIGMNIMSLIQVAGGVPADTGKIILGGPMMGRAVVTIDTPTVKGVSGVLMLPESQSRRGRVEPCIRCASCVSACPMGLEPYLMSTLSRLGRWDELEHNKVMNCIECGCCSYICPASRPLLDYIRLGKSKVGNLIRLRNKK, encoded by the coding sequence ATGCTTACGTTTCACAAAGGCGGTGTTCATCCGCCCGAGAATAAGCTTACGGCTTCAATGCCGATAGTGCCGGTGGAGCTGCCTCGCGAGGTCACGGTGACATTCTCGCAGCACATAGGTGCCATGGCACGTTGCGTTTTAGCCAAAGGTGACACGGTAAATCGTGGCGACCTCGTGGCCGAGGCGGTGGGATTTGTGTCGGCCAATGTACACACTCCCATATCGGGCACTGTCACGCGCGTCGACAAGAGCAAGACGGCCTACGGATTTACTGCCGACACCGTGACGATTACAGCCACCTCCGAGGATCATGAGCGTGACATGAAGGTTATTGCCGCGATGAGCCCTGTGAGGAGCGACAGTCAGATTGACGCGTTGACTCCCGAAGAGATTGTCGCAATAATCGACCGTGCCGGAATCGTGGGGCTTGGCGGAGCTACATTCCCGACCAAGGTGAAGCTCGCGCCTCCGCCCGGATGCCATGCTGAAGTACTTGTGATTAACGGAGTGGAGTGTGAGCCCTATCTTACCAACGACCATGCGCTCATGCTTGCCCACAGCCGTGAGATTGTTTCAGGAATAAGACTGCTCATGCGCGCTGCCGGTGTGAATCGGGCCATAGTGGGCATCGAGAACAATAAGCCCGACGCAATTGCTGCCATGAGGGATGCCTCACGTGATGTCGACGGTGTCGAGGTGGCCGCTCTTAAGGTGAAATATCCGCAAGGAGGTGAGAAGCAGCTGATCGAGGCCCTGCTCGGCAAGGAGGTGCCTTCGGGCGCTCTGCCGGTGTCGACGGGTACCATCGTGCAGAATGTGGCCACCGCCTACTCGGTCTATGAGGCCGTGTGCTACGACAAGCCGTTGATCGACAGGATAGTGACGGTTACCGGCCCGTCGGTGACACATCCCGGAAACTATCTCGTGCCTATAGGCATGAACATCATGTCGCTTATACAGGTTGCCGGCGGTGTGCCGGCTGATACCGGAAAGATAATCCTCGGCGGTCCCATGATGGGGCGTGCCGTGGTTACCATCGACACTCCTACCGTCAAGGGGGTGTCGGGAGTGCTGATGCTGCCTGAGTCGCAGTCGCGTCGCGGGAGGGTGGAGCCTTGCATAAGGTGTGCCTCATGCGTGTCGGCCTGTCCTATGGGGCTTGAGCCCTATCTTATGTCAACGCTGTCAAGGCTCGGCCGCTGGGATGAACTTGAGCACAACAAGGTCATGAATTGCATCGAATGTGGATGCTGCAGCTATATATGCCCCGCGTCACGGCCGCTGCTTGACTACATTCGTCTTGGAAAGTCCAAGGTGGGTAATTTGATTCGTTTACGTAACAAAAAGTAA
- a CDS encoding RnfABCDGE type electron transport complex subunit D encodes MSQMLTISASPHLHTSRSVSKCMWHVIVALLPAVACSLYYFGLGAMVVIASSILGCVIVEYAINRWMLRAPSTIGNGCAILTGLLLALNLPSNIPVWIVLIGSVVAIGIGKMSFGGLGCNIWNPALVGRVFLLISFPAQMTSWPVPLENQWRYLDATTGATTLGMLKLGEISPESVDLWHSAMGLTAGSLGEVSALALLLGFAWLLVTRVITWHIPVAIFASVALLALAVGDNVGVQLLSGGLMLGAIFMATDYVTSPMSRKGMIIYGVMIGAITVVIRKWGAYPEGVSFAILLMNSFVPLIDRYIKPRKFGERRARK; translated from the coding sequence ATGAGTCAGATGTTAACAATATCGGCCTCGCCTCATCTGCACACTTCGCGCAGCGTGTCGAAGTGCATGTGGCATGTTATTGTCGCATTGTTGCCGGCGGTGGCCTGTTCGCTCTACTATTTCGGACTCGGGGCGATGGTGGTTATTGCCTCGTCGATTCTGGGATGCGTCATTGTGGAGTATGCCATAAACCGATGGATGTTGCGCGCTCCGTCGACAATAGGCAACGGATGTGCTATACTCACCGGACTTCTGCTTGCACTGAACCTCCCCTCCAACATTCCGGTGTGGATTGTGTTGATAGGCTCGGTCGTTGCAATAGGCATCGGTAAGATGTCGTTTGGCGGCCTCGGATGCAACATCTGGAATCCTGCTCTGGTGGGACGAGTGTTCCTGCTCATCTCTTTCCCGGCGCAGATGACCTCATGGCCCGTTCCGCTTGAAAATCAATGGCGTTACCTTGACGCTACTACCGGTGCCACAACATTGGGTATGTTGAAGCTTGGCGAGATTTCGCCCGAGTCGGTCGACCTTTGGCACAGTGCCATGGGACTTACCGCAGGCTCGCTCGGCGAGGTCAGCGCCCTTGCACTGTTGCTCGGATTTGCCTGGCTGCTTGTGACGCGTGTCATAACATGGCACATCCCGGTGGCGATATTTGCATCGGTAGCCTTGCTTGCTTTGGCCGTGGGTGACAATGTAGGCGTTCAGCTGCTTTCGGGCGGATTGATGCTCGGTGCCATTTTCATGGCCACCGACTACGTGACATCGCCCATGTCACGCAAGGGCATGATTATATATGGCGTTATGATAGGTGCAATCACGGTGGTGATACGCAAGTGGGGTGCCTATCCCGAGGGAGTTTCATTTGCGATTCTGCTAATGAACAGTTTTGTTCCCCTGATCGACCGTTACATCAAGCCGCGTAAGTTTGGAGAAAGGAGGGCCCGGAAATGA